The Plectropomus leopardus isolate mb chromosome 15, YSFRI_Pleo_2.0, whole genome shotgun sequence genome has a segment encoding these proteins:
- the cutc gene encoding copper homeostasis protein cutC homolog: MAESLVMEVCVDSVESAINAERGGAGRLELCSSLLEGGLTPSQGLLHIVKQYVKIPVYVMIRPRGGDFLYSDQEVEVMRKDIELMKSHGADGLVLGALTEDGRVDAELCMELLAAARPLPVTFHRAFDMVHDPTIALETLVSLGFQRVLTSGCDNSALEGLPLIKRLVDQAKGRIIIMPGGGITERNLQRILEGSGAQEFHCSARSGKDSAMKFRNTCVTMGATFSAPEYGLKVADVSKVRTLNAIARNTL; encoded by the exons ATGGCAGAGAGTTTGGTAATGGAGGTGTGCGTGGACTCTGTGGAGTCTGCTATCAATGCTGAGCGAGGAG GGGCAGGTCGACTTGAACTGTGCTCAAGTCTTCTGGAGGGGGGGCTCACTCCCAGTCAAG GTCTGCTGCACATAGTGAAGCAGTATGTCAAAATTCCAGTCTACGTGATGATACGACCTCGTGGGGGGGACTTCCTGTACTCAGACCAGGAAGTGGAGGTGATGAGGAAGGACATAGAACTGATGAAGAGCCACGGAGCCGATGGACTAGTGCTGGGAGCTCTGACAGAGGACGGACGAGTGGACGCAGAGCTCTGCATGGAGTTACTGG CTGCTGCTCGACCTTTGCCCGTCACCTTTCACCGAG CTTTTGACATGGTTCATGACCCAACGATTGCTCTGGAGACTCTGGTGTCATTAGGGTTCCAGCGTGTATTAACAAGTGGCTGCGACAACTCTGCTTTGGAGGGACTCCCTCTCATCAAACGGCTCGTTGATCAA GCTAAAGGGAGAATTATTATCATGCCAg GAGGGGGTATCACAGAGAGGAACCTGCAGAGAATTTTAGAGGGGTCAGGGGCTCAAGAGTTTCACTGCTCAGCCCGCTCCGGTAAAGATTCTGCCATGAAGTTCAG GAACACCTGTGTGACAATGGGAGCTACTTTCTCAGCACCTGAGTACGGCCTGAAGGTGGCAGATGTGAGCAAGGTTCGCACTCTTAATGCAATAGCCAGAAACACCTTGTGA